The genomic stretch AAGGTAATACATGCCGTCCTCCGCAACAGTGAATTCTCGGTTGCTACCTGAGGATGCAAAGGAAAGCACAGTGTAATGTATCATCATCATCCACAGCAATGCCATTCTCTGCTTCGATTCCTGGGCTTTGAAAGGAACGTTTGTTTCTTTCACTGGTTCGATCACAAAGAACTCGAAAGAGTGGGGGATGATAGCTTAAGCTTTTGGATTGTGTTCGTAAATAACTTAAGCTTAAGCTTAAGTTCGTAAATACATCAGCTGCTAGCCTTTGTTGATCACATGCAAATAAATAATGATCATAAGAAGAGATAAATTGCAGGTGTTCATTTACCATCCCTTGAGTTGCCCATGTCATCATGGGAGTATCTCTCCAGCTCCTCCAAGTTCTGTTCTCCTGTCACAATTTTAGTTCGAATGGATCAGCaacaccagaagaagaagaagaagaagaagaagaagaagaagaagatggccaAGCTTTCTGTAAAACTCAAGTCAACCCAGATTACCCTTGATCAAAACCACAAGCATGTCTGCATAGCTCTCACCACCATAACCCACCTGCCATGCCATCCAAATCCTGGATCCTCTGTTCAACCACATGGAGAATCCCTAACCAAAGATCAAACGAAATTTATATTTGCCAGTGATGGATGGCTCAACCTGATAACAACGTAGAAATTGATcgagataattttattttatttctttctatCAAGTGTATGATGTAAGTCCAAATGAATAATGAGTACTGTATGAATATTTTAAGTTCAAATACTGAAGAGGAAAACAGAGAAGGAATTCAAACTCATATGTTTGTATCTTCCTACTGTTAAGGACAGTCGGGGGATGGAAATCTCACCTGGCGACTGTAGGTGTCGACGAAGAGATCACTGGAAATGGTCCAATTTGTTTCGGAGCTCAGCTGTGGCCTGTCGTTGAATCCGTAGAGCAGCAACCCTTGGCCTGCTTCGTCTTTGACCTGCAGCTGCTCCACGAAGAGCGAGCTGGTCATCATCATCCGCGACGAGTTGGGACCCAAAGCCAGGTGGTTGCTGCCGTAGTAACCGTAGCGAAGGCTCAGAGCCGCTGCACTTCAGATGATGCAAACCGAGAGCATAAGAAGAGAGGGGATTCAGATGAGGAGGAAGGGGGAAGAGATCAACTGGGGGCGGATTACATGCCACATAGccacgcgagcagcgggaggaggGCTCGAGCGCAGTGGCGTTGGTCCCTGCGCGGAGGCATGCGGCGGAGGGAGAGGCTCGAGGTGGGCGGGCGAGGGAGGATCGGTGAGCGTGCAGATTATGAGAGGAGTAAGACGAGACAAATCTGGAGGGAGATCGTAGCAGCAGCTACCGGTCGTCGTGAAGACCGATGGAGAGGGGAGCCAACCACCGTTCCCGAGCTGGGGAATGGTGGGAGTATGTGGTTCCACAAGCTGTGTGGGAAGGGCTGATGTCGAATCTTTGGTGTTGGATGTGATCCGACCTGTGTCATTTTTTCCagcaaaatataaattatgtttgTTTTGTCAAAATTGTCTAATTAAATCAAATTCTTTCGACGTGGATTTTCAGTTAtttttctttgaaaaaaaaatctcgataaaatcaagcataattttgcaaaatagaatttcaattattttatcaaaaaaaaagacGAAAAATATATTCGATATCATATGATTAAATAATTACCTCAGCTCCTTCTAAATCAACTTTGAACATTACGCAGTAACCAAAACTCTTTAAAGCAAATCATCAAGCTTTTTGTACGATTCACTCACGCATGAATTCATTATGTTCATGTTTTTGCAAAAGAATAAATGATGAAATTGGATTTTGATTCCAAGACCCTCTAATGATCCGATAAAGCATTTTTTACCAGCTAAACTAACGCCTTCTTCATGATCTCATGCATGAAAGGGTGGGTTGCCATTGTCGGTGATAATGACAGACAAGCAGTAGTAGAACATATTGAACATATTGCTAAAGATGGAATTGTCGaaataaaaaaaggataaaacatATCGTTCTAATAGGGTAGAATTTGCCAGAAGAAAACAGGGCCAAACCAATACAGACACTAAAAGGAACACCAGGGCAACAGTTTCATATATGAATCGTACACCACCTGTGATTACCTGAGCAATTACAGGCCAGTAGAAAAGAGGATCTCAAGGAAACCATCTGATAAATATTCTTCAAAAGCCAAAACATCCAATAGCTCCTTCAGAATCCTGAAATCTTAGCTGCAGCATGATACCTACTTGGGGCCGATGTCCTTCAGAGCACAGATCTGTTCTTCACCCATTGCAGACATCACAGTAACAACCAGATCTTTACCATCAGCAAACCCATCTTTAATCTGCATTGTGTTCAAAAGGTACAACATGACAAATCAATTTAAGAGCACATAGTCCATAAATTATCCTGAAAACTGTTTTGATTAATCATGGATTTGATATAAGAAGACAGGTGGAGGATAGCAACCTGCTCTACAACTAGGAGACAGTAGCAACTCTTAACAATTCGGGGCAATAAATGGGTAAAACAGGATAACAGCAAACACTGAAATAAGGTTGTCAACACCAGGGTTTTTAATTGTGTACCGTACCACCTGATATAGGCGGTACATACCGATCTACCAGCAGATCAACATGTGGACCATCCGCTACCGGACGGTATCAGGTTTTTGGCCCCGTATCGAGCGATACAGGGCTGTACTGggaggtaacgatcgaaattttgatCGTTACTGACCTGTGCTGAGCGATACCGATCGATTTCAATCGTTACCGACCTGTACCGGGCGGTAATGATCGAAACCGACCATTGATAACGATTTTCCAATAGTCAATTTGACCATACGAGGTATTCTAAACTCTTTCAAACTCATTTTTACtcacaatctctctcttattatcATATTTTCACTCCCCTAAACTCAATAAAACAATGATTTATAGATTGAATCAAATTTAAGAGGTTAATTTGAGaaaattaagaggaagaactttttaatcaagaggtatggATTCCCAGTCGTCGTATTATGGAGAGTTTTACAACCAACAATAGTacagtgatagttggtcatacttatCTAAACAACAGTATGATACGGAACAACAGATCAATAGCAAAAATAAAAGtcctgacattcaccaataccctcaagaagcacCTCAAACACATGTGATTCATGATAATCAacctacgaccatcaccacattgatgcatcaatggcatacgatgTATCAATATACTATCGTGAGACCAATTTCAAAATTGGGtttgacaaacatatcatattgatagacaAATGCATAGGAtcaaggaccccgatccaccacccgtggagaccCATTGTTCGTTTTGGTGGTGAAATCAAATATATCTATACATGTGATtaattaattcatttgaatcttaaaatttacgttgtatacaaaataatctaataatttaaataatttttctatagataattcaatattaacggaagaaCGATCCGAAATGAACCAAAATTAtgaaccttgcacaaggctactcctcaaagcccgaaaaaaatATACGACActcttcttacctaatttacattagttttgctaaaactataataaatgtatatttatttctaacttaaaagaacctatcctattttttttttacttttcaagtatttttggagggttttatgcctattttagggATACCGCTCGGTGTGTCGGGACAATACCATACTGAGCAAAGCTCAGTACATAGATACAGTATGAGATTAAAAGCCTTGATCAACGCAACCTGAGATTTACCAATGAAAACCCCAAAGAACACCATTATGCAGGCACATAATCATAGGACTAAACTGCACGCACCCCATAAGATCCATActttttttgtcattttcattTGTAAAAAAGGAACCTAAATTGGTAATcagttcaagtatatatgatttaCAATCTAAATTTTCTTATGAGGTCAACTCTCATCTTTAACTAAATTTGTAATTAGGAGGCCATGAAAAAAATTTCTTGACTTTTTTGTGGTGTTCCAATACAAGGAAAAAATGATTTATTTAAGAATTGAGGCATTAGTTTTATCTTAAAATTCATTAGATGCtcaaaaaataaaggaaaatagTAGAAACATAAATCGCCCTGACAAACCTGTGCAAGCAAAGTCTCATCAGTTGGAAGCCTCAGATCATCTTTGGTGTTACCATTTTCCATCAGAAGGCTCACCTTAAATATGCAACCAAGTGTTAACTACAAAATATATTAAACAACCGGGAAAACATAAAGAAACAAATTACAACATACAAATCCATCCTCAGAGATGTCAATCAGTTGATAATCAGTGCGATTGACATGAGGAACCTGCAAATAAACCAAACAAATTCAAATATCTAAGACACATTCAAAATGAAACTAACATTTTCCAATATATCAAATAACACACATCACAGTTGTGTGAGGATGGCACGATATCCTCAAGCTTCTTTGCGTTGAAGACGTCTATGGCAACAAAATGACATTTTGCATGACCGTGCTTCCCAGTCTTCGAGGTTGAAACTTCAACAACCTAGTAAACAATAAGAGAACAAAGTTGTTTATAATCATAGGAACAACCACTGTAGAACATTTAGAAACAATCATGTATTCATGCATTCTGTGTTGCTAGAAGAAGAGCAAAAGAAACCAAAAAATGTGCAAACTTCATGATAGACCAAGGAAAAGCACTTGAACTTTAGTGAAATGTCATTAATATTAATCAAAAAGTGCTCCATGAGCATAGATAGTTGTATACTGCTTCCCAAGGTCAAAAACCCATGCCATTAGTTGAAATGGGTCAAATGAGTATCAAGCTTAAAGAAAAAATTGGAAATCAAACAATATTAGTGTCTCCCATCTGTCATGAGCATTTTTTTTCTTGACTGGAAATTAAATGAAGCCCCTAACTTCTAGTTGCTCCTCGACacatttcttcttcacaaatccaattagccacaaaaaaaaaaaaagctacagGAAATAGGTTCACTGCATGCGTTCAGCTAACTCCACTAATGAAAGGACTTCTTTCAGACCCTGCAAATTCAATTTCATTAGATGAATAGCTGTACAACTTGCAAGCAAGTAACCATTCATAAGCTATTAAACATTCACATAAGAAAAATGTAGAGCATGAGTTCATGACATAAATGGATCCCGTTCCCTACAGATTTCTAGCATCCTTAAACGAGGTCACCCTCGACATACATAACCATACAAGCCTAGGAGAAGAATAGAAAGCACCGTTTATCTAAACAGGATGATCAAAATCCTAAGAACCCAAGGAATCTAGACATTGTACATTAAACAATCAATCTAATAGAAAATAAGAACCAAAGCGAATTGCAAACAGTTAAGGTGAATCAAACGAATATAAATCTTTAATACATTCAAATCAAACACATGAGAAGGACAGATTTGACCAAATGATACAGATGTCACTGATCTAGAAATACATCGAGCAAAGGGTGGAAAGGAAGAGATCGGGCGGGCGAACAAGGAACCTTGCAAGGCCTCCCCTTGATGACGATGTACCCGTTCTTCCGGATCGCCCCAGCCTGCTGTGGGTAGGTCTTGGACGCCCCGGCGTCAGCCTTCGACTCGAAATGATGTTCCTCGTCCGACATGGTCACTGAAACAAAGGAACGAAGAATCGACGGACGGATGAGGTCAGGATCGAAGAAGAAACTACACGAGAGCTCGTCGAGATCGATGGAGAAGGAAAGATAGGGAAATGGGGTAAGAGATTCGTAGACCTGAGGGCGGAGGACGAGCAGGCGCGAGATGAGAGCTTCCAAGAGATCGGATTCCGCCGCAACATTGGATTAGGGTTCCTTTCCCATAAATATCCAAAAGTATCGTCGGCGTGGGGGTCATACTGGCCGTTAGATGATTCCACGTGGACGGTTAGATTCAATAGGCGGGTGTCATTTTAGATTATTATATCTATCCAAATTGATTGATGTGCACAACCTCACTTCCTCACCTAATTTCATCTCCCTTCGAATGCTCGGTACTCCTGTCAcaacttcttccctttctttccttTCATCAAACATCTAATCGCTCTCGCAATCTCTTCCACATGCATCAAACCCCCCCCTTTGGTCGTTTTCGATCGCAGTGCCATCGCTGCATTCGCCAACATCACGTCATTCATCTTTTCCTCGGTAAAAGCCGCCACACGATTAGTAGCTATCAAGCACAAATTCCCTTCATGTTAGAATTGAACCTTTTAAGAACTTATAAAGAGATTTATATCAAGAGAGAGGTTCGGacaaatcaaattaattattaattcttaaacaattataaaaaaaaataaaatttattttaaataattatatatatatatatatatatatataaactttgagAAAAACTTGGAGAGAAATAGAAGATTTTAAATAATTAAGCTATGCCTTTTCTTCGAGCACCATTTAACACCACCTCGCGTCAGGTGGTTTGATTTTTATCACTTTTTCCTCTTTGAAATTTTCATTCatttttattttcaagagtaagtTAGTTTGGTTTATAGTGTTTGCTTTATAGATTTTCTTTATCCTCTTTCAGTGAGCTTTTAttcatgaacttaaaaagaactaATTAGTTATTTTAAAGATATTTGTTTGGAACCTTTAGACTCTTTAATCGctttaataataaaatcaaacttTGGTATCAAAGTTAAGTTACGTTATGGCTTCTTTCCCAAGCACTATCCAACTCCATATCCTtggattgacaaaaaaaaattataatacatgAAGCATCTAAATAAAAGtccttctaggctcccaagatataTGAGAATTTATAGAAGATAAATTTGTAGATCCAAGTCCGATAGAaagagcaatgaatgcagaagtaagaaaataactcaaagataaaaagaaaaaggagaaaaaaactttATTCACTATCTACCAAGGGTTTAATGATACAATATTCAAGATTAttgctccagcaaatacttctaaagaagtttaaaaaatattttaaaaagtatttGATAGTGTGGATAAGGCAGAAAACCTTCATGTACAAGTTTTATGAGTTAGAGTTTGAAAAATTATAGCAAgatatttctaaatttatttctgattacttctcaaaaattatttatattgttcatcaaataagactaaatgatgaacaaataagtgatcaaagagtaatagaaaaaatattaagatctccATAGTCAAAGTTTAATTTTATTGTTATAACAATTGAAGAGTCAAAAGATTTAGAACAAATATCTTTAGAACAATTAATAGGTTCTATTTAAGTTCATGAACAAAAGCTTATAATAAGAGGAGAAAAAAATCTATAAAGCAAGTATTATAAACGGAACTTACTCTTAAAAACTAAGATGAATCAAAATGAAAGAGGTCGTGAACAAAAATAAAGAGGTGGAGACtaattaaaaatcttaaaataatgaaaatgacggagaaaattctagccaaagaAACTAAGGTTATGGTAAGGATGTGGTCGAGGCCATGGacattataaaaatttaaaatgtacAAAATATAATGTTATATTTGTAAAAGGTATGGATACTACTCCTTTAAATGTTATTATAATTCTAACAATCAAGATGATAAGACAAATTttactaaaaaataaataataaaaattaaattttattaataagttataataatttaaaagaagATACATGGTATTTAGATAAGGGACTTCAAATCACATATGTGGTATCAACAAGAGAAACAAACAAACCAAATTTAAATATTGGAATCAAACTTGTTAAAGTATAGCTTCTTGTGACACAGAAGAAGCAATAGAGTCTGCATTACATAGAAAAAGCAACCTGAGTCTAAACCTGAAAATACCTCTTCATATCAAGCTTCCACAAATCACATGATAAATGATGAGTGATTATGCAGAATATTAGATGAAATTAGCGTTGCTTGTTCGCCTGTCGTGAAGGCCCCAAATAGTTTGTAACCAATCCCATGATTCCAAACCTGGCAAAAAAATCAATAGTTAGGTCGATACAAGAAAAGCAGCGTGGAAGTCTTCATTACTCCACAAGTGAACATTTGATGCTCATGCGTTGCGAGAAATCAGCCGACACGAATTTACAAGAGAAGTAGATCCAGATTGTTACTTACATGAAAGCCATAGACAACTGTTTAAAATCGTTCTCAAAATTCTTCATGTTTGCAAGAGACTGAGCACAGAAGATAATGGCCAGCCACGAACAAAGTTTGTACTGCAGGGAAAGCAAATTCATCATTTCTGAAGTATACATGCATAAGCAGTGACCAACTAACTAAATCCTATCATAGTTCTTTATAACTAACTAATTTACTAACCAGACAAAACTGAATGTGATGGTGGAAATTATAGCGTATGAGCAATCAAGCATAGAATCCCTGTCGAGGAGATGAAGAGAAACGATGGCAAATATACATCACCATAACATAACAAAAATGTTATAATGACAACATTCAAGAATTTTTGGAAGTCCTGTTTACAGTTTTGGCAGGAAAACGAAAAACAGAAAGTATGTCTGAAAACCATTCTAGGGAGAATGATGCATACCGAAGATATCTAAGAATGGGATATACCCTAAATCTTTTTGCATACGTATatgatatatagaaatgcaacgtgTATAAGACATGCCAGGGTAAGATTGATATATGTCAATACTCGATGTCATATCCCATGATCATGCAAGTGATTTACATCTCTTAATAGATTTTGATTTATAGTAATGTTACCACTTA from Musa acuminata AAA Group cultivar baxijiao chromosome BXJ1-3, Cavendish_Baxijiao_AAA, whole genome shotgun sequence encodes the following:
- the LOC135615487 gene encoding eukaryotic translation initiation factor 5A-2-like; the encoded protein is MTPTPTILLDIYGKGTLIQCCGGIRSLGSSHLAPARPPPSVTMSDEEHHFESKADAGASKTYPQQAGAIRKNGYIVIKGRPCKVVEVSTSKTGKHGHAKCHFVAIDVFNAKKLEDIVPSSHNCDVPHVNRTDYQLIDISEDGFVSLLMENGNTKDDLRLPTDETLLAQIKDGFADGKDLVVTVMSAMGEEQICALKDIGPK